Genomic DNA from Prevotella intermedia ATCC 25611 = DSM 20706:
CTTAGCGTGTATTCACGAATTGGACTATGGTATGATTAACGACATACCATTCTTCTGTACCTGCGGAATGGGATTCGATGCTTTCATATCAATGAAGTTTGCAAAGGCGGGCAAGCGTGGTCTTATTACATACGTTCAGAAAGTATTGGAAGAAGGATTAAAATACGAGCCGCAGACATACGATATTGAGGACAACGAAGGAATACACCATTATAAAGCATTTCTTATATCGGTTGCCAATGCCTCGCAATATGGCAACAATGCCTACATAGCCCCACAAGCTTCTATGAGCGACGGATTGTTGGATATTATCATTATGGAACCTTTCGACATACTCGAAGCACCGCAGGTAGCGATAGAAATGTTCAACAAAACGCTCGACAAGAATTCAAAGATAAAAACATTCAGAGCAAAACACATACACATTCACAGAAAGGAAGAAGGGGTAATTCATTTCGACGGCGACCCTATTATGGCTGGAACCGATGTTGATATTAAACTTGTACGCAAGGGTATCAAGGTTGTTGTAAACCCCAACAAACATAAAAAGCAACAACAACCCAATATGATACAGACATCATTTTCACAGCTATTCTCGAACATCGACCTGATACGCAGCAATATCAACAAACAAAGCAGAAAAGTTCAGGCGTTAAATAAAACCATTCTGAGAAAACTTAATATTTAAATGGGCTTTACTTTCAGGCAGTTCCATATCGAACAAGACAAGTGTGCCATGAAAGTTGGCACCGATGGAGTTTTATTAGGAAGCTGGGCAAAAGGCGGTAAACGTATTCTTGACATAGGCGCAGGAACGGGACTGATAGCTTTAATGATGGCGCAGCGGTTTCCCGATGCCAACATTGATGCCATTGAAATAGACGAAAACGCTGTTATACAGGCAACAGAAAATGTATTGCGCTCACCCTTTGCCAAACAAATAGTGGTGAAACATTGTTCGCTACAAACGTATTCAGAAACCAAAGAAAAATACGATTCCATCATTTGCAATCCCCCCTATTTCGTTGATTCATTGAAAAGCAACGATAATAACAGAACTGTTGCTCGGCACACAGATGCGTTACCTTTTAATGATTTGATAAAGTGTGCATATCAATTGCTCACACCCGATGGGCATTTTTCATTAGTACTTCCTGTTGAATCGTATCGTATTTTAGAACCTGAAGCCATTCTAAATGGCTTTTCAGTTATAAAGAAAGTACTTGTAAAAACCACTCCTTCCAAACAACCGAAGCGCATTTTAGTAGAATTAGGCAAAGTCCCAGACAAATATTTTTCAACAACAGAATACTTGCAAGACGGTGCAGGAAACAAGTCGGAATGGTACAAAGAAATAACAAAAGAGTTTTATCTTAAATAGCATAAATTCTATCAGTTAGGCATTATTAAGATTAAAGATAAAAGAAATATTGCCTATCTTATTTTTATTTAGTAATTTTGCATGCTAAATGATTTAATGAAATCTCGATGAAACAAAATAATTCGATACAAATGTTTGCCGATTACGAAGGAGATTTACCTGACTTTGATATAAAAGTTGAAGGCGAAGTTCCAGTTTTCATAACCCGCAATCTTGTTATGTTCCCAGGCGTTCTAATGCCAGTGTTGGTGGGGCGCAAGGCAACCTTGACATTGGTGAAGTATTTAGAGAAACACCCTGGAACTGTTTTTGCGGTAATCAGCCAGAAAGATGGCAATATTGACGAACCTGAAGAAAAAGATTTATATCACACTGGTATATATGCAAGACTCGTACGCGTGTTTGATATGCCAGGGGCAATGAATGGTGAGAACAGAACAGCTATTCTCCAAGGATTAGGTCGTTGTCAGCTTGACGAAATCACATCGGAAGTTCCATATATGGTAGGTAAAACACACGCCCTACCTGACGAACAAGCGGACAAGAACGACAATGAATTCGTTACGGCGGTAAACGATATGAAGATAACCGCAAAAGAATACATACAAGGTAGCGATGATATTCCTGACGACTCGCAATTTGCCCTCGACAATATAACAAACTCTGTGGTTTCAGTAAATTATGTTTGTGCAAATATGCCATTCAGTGTATCGGACAAAATGCACTTATTGGAAGAAGATTCTATAAAAGACCGCTTGTTCCGACTGATGAAGATATTGAATAGAGAAATTCAATTCCAGCATCTCCGTCAAAATATACGCTCTAAAACACGAGAAGACCTTGACGAACAGCAACGCGAATATTTCCTGCACCAACAGATAAAGAACATTCAAGAAGAGCTGGGCGATGGTGATGGTACACCTGAAAAGAAAGAGCTTATCAAAAAAGCTGCCCAAAAGAAGTGGTCGGAAGAAACAGCAAAGGTTTTCCAAAAGGAACTCGACAAACTAAATACGCTAAATCCGCAAAGTCCTGATTATAGCGTGCAGATAAACTATTTGCAAACTATGGTAAATCTTCCTTGGAACGAGTTTACCAAAGACGATTTAGACTTGAAGCGTGCCCAGAAAGTACTTGACCGCGACCATTACGGAATGGAAAAAGTAAAGGAACGTATTCTCGAATATATGGCTGTACTTAAACTAAGAGGTAGTTTGAAATCGCCTATTCTTTGCTTATATGGTCCTCCGGGAGTAGGAAAGACAAGTCTTGGAAAGAGTATAGCCGAATCTATGAAGCGCAAGTATGTCCGTATGTCATTGGGCGGTCTACACGACGAATCGGAAATACGCGGCCATCGCCGTACATATATCGGAGCTATGCCAGGGCGCATCATTAAAAATATACAAAAGGCAGGTTCGTCTAATCCTGTATTTATTCTTGATGAAATCGACAAAGTTACGCAGAATACCATCAATGGCGACCCCGCTTCAGCCTTGTTGGAAGTTCTCGACCCTGAACAAAACAATGCTTTCCACGACAACTATCTTGATATAGATTACGACCTCTCAAAGGTTCTGTTCTTGGCAACAGCTAACGACATTAACGCCATACCGAAGCCATTGCTCGACCGTATGGAGATAATTGAAGTTTCAGGCTATATTACAGAAGAGAAGATAGAAATAGCAAAACGCCATTTATTCCCTAAAGAACTTTCAAATACAGGTTTAGACATATCTAATCCGAAACTGAAGTTCAGCAAACCTGCTTTAGAAAAGATAATAGAAAGCTATACACGGGAAAGCGGAGTACGACAATTAGAGAAGCAAATCAACAAATCATTGCGTAAATTGGCATACAAACAGGCAGTAGACGACACATTGCCATACAATAAAATAACCCCTGTCGAATTAGAAGGCTTGCTTGGAAAGCCACCTTTCTATCGCGACATATATCAAGGAAACGACTATGCTGGAGTTGTTACGGGGCTGGCTTGGACAAGTGTCGGAGGCGAAATACTATTCATTGAAACATCATTGTCAAAAGGAAAGGCTGGAAAGCTGACACTGACTGGTAACCTTGGCGATGTTATGAAAGAGTCTGCAATCATTGCTCTTGAATATGTTAAGGCACATATCGAGTCACTAAAGGTAGATTATCGTATCTTCGACCAATGGAACATACATATCCACGTTCCTGAAGGAGCTACTCCTAAAGACGGTCCTTCTGCCGGTATCACCATTGCAACAAGTATAGCTTCGGCATTAACACAGCGCAAAGTTAGAAAGAATACAGCTATGACAGGCGAAATAACCCTTCGTGGCAAAGTACTTCCTGTTGGTGGTATCAAAGAAAAAATACTTGCAGCTAAGCGCGCTGGCATTACCGACATTATTATGTGCAAGGAAAACCGCAAGGATATTGAGGAAATTCCAGAAAAGTATCGCAAAGGTGTAGAATTTCACTATGTGGAAAACATACAACAGGTATGGGATTTCGCATTAACAGATGAAATGGTATCCAATCCTATTGATTTTACAATCAAGGAAGAAATAATAAAAACAACACAGAATGACATTTGAGCTTCAATGTACCGACAACGCAAGTAATGCACGAACAGGTTTAATAACTACAGACCACGGACAAATAAAGACACCCATCTTTATGCCCGTTGGTACTGCAGGCACGGTTAAAGGAGTTCATTTCTCTGAACTTGTTGAACAAGTCAAGGCGCAAATCATACTTGGCAACACCTACCATCTGTATTTGCGTCCTGGATTAGAAGTATTGAAAGCTGCTGGCGGATTGCACAAATTCAATGGTTGGAATCGTCCGATACTAACGGACTCTGGTGGCTTTCAAGTGTTTTCATTAACAGGCATTCGTAAACTTTCAGAAGAAGGCTGCCAATTTAGAAGCCATATCGACGGTTCCAAGCATATATTCACACCTGAAAACGTTATGGACACACAGCGTATTATAGGTGCTGACATTATAATGGCTTTCGACGAATGTCCTCCAGGCAATAGCGATTACGCATATTCAAAGCGTAGTCTGGGCTTAACACAACGTTGGTTAGACCGTTGTATCAAGCGTTTCAACGAAACAGAACCGTTATATGGATACAAACAAAGCCTCTTCCCTATTGTTCAAGGGTGTACTTACAAAGACTTACGAACAGAAGCTGCAAAATTTGTAGCTGACAAAGGGGCTGACGGAAATGCTATTGGCGGACTTGCAGTGGGCGAACCTACCGAGGTAATGTATGAAATGATAGAAGTTGTAAACGATATTCTACCGAAAGACAAGCCTCGCTATTTAATGGGAGTAGGTACTCCACAAAACATTCTCGAAGGAATTGAACGCGGTGTAGATATGTTCGATTGTGTCATGCCAACCAGAAATGGGCGCAATGCAATGCTTTTCACCTACGAGGGTACAATGAATATGCGCAATAAGAAATGGGAAAACGATTTCTCGTCAGTAGATGCCGATGGCTGCGACATTGATGTAATAACATCGAAAGCCTATTTACATCATCTATTTAAAGCTGGCGAGTTACTCGCAATGCAAATTGCAAGTATTCACAACATTGCCTTTTATCTTCGTCTGGTTACCGATGCACGTGCCCATATAGAAAAAGGAGACTTCACACAATGGAAATCCTCTATCATTGAAAAGTTAGGACGACGCTTATAATAGTATTAGATGAGAAATCAATTCAACAAGATAATAAACATTGCAGCCAATAAGTTGGAGAACTTAAAACATCTCCAACTTACAACAACTGCAATCAATGCT
This window encodes:
- a CDS encoding tRNA1(Val) (adenine(37)-N6)-methyltransferase → MGFTFRQFHIEQDKCAMKVGTDGVLLGSWAKGGKRILDIGAGTGLIALMMAQRFPDANIDAIEIDENAVIQATENVLRSPFAKQIVVKHCSLQTYSETKEKYDSIICNPPYFVDSLKSNDNNRTVARHTDALPFNDLIKCAYQLLTPDGHFSLVLPVESYRILEPEAILNGFSVIKKVLVKTTPSKQPKRILVELGKVPDKYFSTTEYLQDGAGNKSEWYKEITKEFYLK
- the lon gene encoding endopeptidase La translates to MKQNNSIQMFADYEGDLPDFDIKVEGEVPVFITRNLVMFPGVLMPVLVGRKATLTLVKYLEKHPGTVFAVISQKDGNIDEPEEKDLYHTGIYARLVRVFDMPGAMNGENRTAILQGLGRCQLDEITSEVPYMVGKTHALPDEQADKNDNEFVTAVNDMKITAKEYIQGSDDIPDDSQFALDNITNSVVSVNYVCANMPFSVSDKMHLLEEDSIKDRLFRLMKILNREIQFQHLRQNIRSKTREDLDEQQREYFLHQQIKNIQEELGDGDGTPEKKELIKKAAQKKWSEETAKVFQKELDKLNTLNPQSPDYSVQINYLQTMVNLPWNEFTKDDLDLKRAQKVLDRDHYGMEKVKERILEYMAVLKLRGSLKSPILCLYGPPGVGKTSLGKSIAESMKRKYVRMSLGGLHDESEIRGHRRTYIGAMPGRIIKNIQKAGSSNPVFILDEIDKVTQNTINGDPASALLEVLDPEQNNAFHDNYLDIDYDLSKVLFLATANDINAIPKPLLDRMEIIEVSGYITEEKIEIAKRHLFPKELSNTGLDISNPKLKFSKPALEKIIESYTRESGVRQLEKQINKSLRKLAYKQAVDDTLPYNKITPVELEGLLGKPPFYRDIYQGNDYAGVVTGLAWTSVGGEILFIETSLSKGKAGKLTLTGNLGDVMKESAIIALEYVKAHIESLKVDYRIFDQWNIHIHVPEGATPKDGPSAGITIATSIASALTQRKVRKNTAMTGEITLRGKVLPVGGIKEKILAAKRAGITDIIMCKENRKDIEEIPEKYRKGVEFHYVENIQQVWDFALTDEMVSNPIDFTIKEEIIKTTQNDI
- the tgt gene encoding tRNA guanosine(34) transglycosylase Tgt, with the translated sequence MTFELQCTDNASNARTGLITTDHGQIKTPIFMPVGTAGTVKGVHFSELVEQVKAQIILGNTYHLYLRPGLEVLKAAGGLHKFNGWNRPILTDSGGFQVFSLTGIRKLSEEGCQFRSHIDGSKHIFTPENVMDTQRIIGADIIMAFDECPPGNSDYAYSKRSLGLTQRWLDRCIKRFNETEPLYGYKQSLFPIVQGCTYKDLRTEAAKFVADKGADGNAIGGLAVGEPTEVMYEMIEVVNDILPKDKPRYLMGVGTPQNILEGIERGVDMFDCVMPTRNGRNAMLFTYEGTMNMRNKKWENDFSSVDADGCDIDVITSKAYLHHLFKAGELLAMQIASIHNIAFYLRLVTDARAHIEKGDFTQWKSSIIEKLGRRL
- a CDS encoding diacylglycerol/lipid kinase family protein yields the protein MKAKILFIVNPKSGVGRKDSIPELIDKYIDKDLFDYQIANTEYAGHATELAQQAAQDKIDIVAAIGGDGTVNEVGKALVNTDTAIAIIPTGSGNGLARHLAIPVNVKKSLQILNLACIHELDYGMINDIPFFCTCGMGFDAFISMKFAKAGKRGLITYVQKVLEEGLKYEPQTYDIEDNEGIHHYKAFLISVANASQYGNNAYIAPQASMSDGLLDIIIMEPFDILEAPQVAIEMFNKTLDKNSKIKTFRAKHIHIHRKEEGVIHFDGDPIMAGTDVDIKLVRKGIKVVVNPNKHKKQQQPNMIQTSFSQLFSNIDLIRSNINKQSRKVQALNKTILRKLNI